From the genome of Abditibacteriaceae bacterium, one region includes:
- the purQ gene encoding phosphoribosylformylglycinamidine synthase subunit PurQ, which translates to MLFGIIVFPGTNCERDCAHVVTDVMGHQAQLVWHEATDVSAYDALILPGGFAHGDYLRTGAIARFSPVMDAVSAHAALGKPVIGICNGFQVLCEAGLLPGVLRRNRDQHFICRVDAHVRVENNQNQFLQLTNVGDVLQMPVRHGEGNYYADADTLATMAANGQILLRYCDENGNVSGEANRNGSVENIAGIMNERGNVFGLMPHPEAASEKIIGSDDGLLIFRSMAKPLLDYLSTTERVPVEARIF; encoded by the coding sequence ATGCTTTTCGGAATTATCGTTTTTCCCGGCACCAACTGCGAGCGCGACTGTGCGCATGTCGTGACGGACGTCATGGGCCACCAAGCGCAACTCGTATGGCACGAAGCCACCGATGTTTCGGCCTACGATGCGCTCATTTTGCCCGGTGGCTTTGCTCATGGCGACTATCTTCGCACCGGCGCCATCGCTCGTTTTTCGCCTGTCATGGACGCCGTATCGGCGCACGCTGCTTTGGGCAAGCCGGTTATCGGCATTTGCAACGGCTTTCAGGTGTTATGCGAAGCAGGCCTCTTGCCGGGCGTTCTGCGCCGCAACCGCGACCAGCATTTCATCTGCCGCGTCGATGCCCACGTTCGCGTCGAGAATAATCAGAATCAGTTCCTGCAACTGACCAACGTCGGTGATGTGCTGCAGATGCCAGTGCGTCACGGCGAAGGAAACTACTACGCCGACGCCGACACGCTCGCGACGATGGCCGCGAACGGCCAGATTCTCTTGCGCTACTGCGACGAGAACGGCAACGTTTCGGGCGAAGCTAACCGCAACGGCAGCGTCGAGAACATCGCGGGCATTATGAACGAGCGCGGCAACGTGTTTGGTCTTATGCCGCATCCTGAAGCTGCCTCGGAAAAGATTATCGGCAGCGACGATGGCTTGCTCATTTTTCGCTCGATGGCGAAGCCGCTTCTCGATTACCTTTCGACAACTGAACGCGTGCCGGTCGAAGCGCGCATTTTTTAA
- the purS gene encoding phosphoribosylformylglycinamidine synthase subunit PurS: MAIAEIYVTLKPALLDVQGTTVLKSLHQLGHTHAADVRIGKYITVAFDDALSGEAMQAHLDAMCRELLANPVIEDYRIEIGGSTAAASAPTNGIAGPSISRADAVPNPSQTVAAPAATTAQVSAARITAPQAVAAVPAQSVAQTLGTTAAPLEVATAPAAASAPSFADPFATDYTAYTAMSADEKLALQGRAWQEHGAWIEGELAARRAVWILCVGPNVVESGETLDSYPADARLDALGTANDLVPWVFTRAPQD, from the coding sequence ATGGCTATTGCCGAAATTTATGTCACGCTGAAACCGGCCTTGCTCGATGTACAGGGCACGACGGTTCTGAAATCGTTGCACCAACTGGGACACACGCACGCCGCTGATGTGCGCATCGGAAAATACATCACGGTCGCGTTTGACGACGCGCTTTCGGGCGAAGCGATGCAAGCGCATCTCGACGCGATGTGCCGCGAATTGCTGGCGAATCCGGTCATCGAAGATTACCGAATCGAAATCGGTGGCTCGACCGCTGCCGCTTCTGCTCCAACGAACGGTATCGCAGGCCCATCGATTTCGCGTGCCGACGCCGTCCCGAACCCATCGCAAACTGTCGCTGCTCCGGCAGCAACGACCGCGCAGGTTTCCGCCGCGCGCATTACGGCGCCGCAGGCTGTTGCAGCGGTTCCGGCGCAAAGCGTCGCGCAAACGCTCGGAACGACAGCCGCGCCGCTTGAAGTGGCAACAGCACCGGCAGCAGCGAGCGCACCTTCGTTCGCCGATCCGTTTGCGACTGATTACACCGCTTACACCGCGATGAGCGCCGACGAAAAATTGGCGCTTCAAGGCCGCGCATGGCAGGAACACGGCGCATGGATCGAAGGCGAACTCGCTGCGCGCCGCGCGGTTTGGATTTTGTGTGTCGGCCCGAATGTTGTCGAAAGCGGCGAAACGCTCGATTCGTATCCGGCAGACGCGCGCTTGGATGCGCTCGGCACCGCTAACGATTTGGTGCCGTGGGTTTTTACCCGCGCCCCGCAAGATTAA
- a CDS encoding stalk domain-containing protein, with protein sequence MPASRFLFKRSPIRHLSFILAVAPLWAMAWAALPVHAQSPDVVIGNSTNEIAVTLNGTPLDFRGATPVQIGGRVLVPLRGIFEALGATVDYDASTQTIFAVRGATQLQLQLGSRLATVNGQQRTLDIPAQSRLGRTMVPLRFVSEALGAAVSWNDATRTIAIIAPNGGPVIQPPVVPQPLPPVVQPPVQPPFQPPIVQPNDSLPYNPPADGETVVGTVVKTDATLPATLTLRIDNRLRTINLDDNAIISRQSAAISSQPNPTFGAPVELADVSRLVPGEEVRVRLNDAGEGTAVVSRVSLATARVRSAEANQIVLDDARGTTLTIGPSLRFLDARGRVQTAAVLAPGQTVALFIAPTTRRVYQLSASATDVAFAANPNAPVVPPNTQPDNTFPPDNNFPPTNPPINNFPPANNFPPANNPAADGAPVINLVQHNALRPLRTGGTFAVTVRGTAGARASFSTVPGAPEQPLVEDPNQPGLYTGTYSVRAGDNLLSGRVTAFLRNDAGQEAIGQSRTTITIDTVAPRITTTAPVDGATIGATQPNIVVYANDIGGSGLAKATATINGVAVPVEAITVSPTSVSITPLQPLAGQTTVRVNVADAANNSATTTFSFFADTTGEGTLITSVTHNATRALVAGDRVAVVIAASEGGRASIDIIGTNGRVVAAGIPATEISPGRYRASYTVQPNVADAQFIIRARFTDTAGRVATSDATAPVILAGDAATPVSITVPLDGDRVASPLVIRGRATPGATVDVSIVATGVRLYVFEYRNDLGAQQVQANARGDWQTAPIALPAPNNVANLRFTISATQTDAAGRQSQPVTLSVSPR encoded by the coding sequence ATGCCTGCTTCGCGCTTTCTCTTCAAACGCTCTCCTATACGTCATCTTTCTTTTATTCTCGCTGTTGCGCCACTGTGGGCGATGGCTTGGGCCGCTCTTCCTGTTCACGCCCAGTCGCCTGACGTGGTTATCGGCAATTCGACGAATGAAATTGCCGTGACGCTCAACGGAACGCCGTTGGATTTTCGCGGTGCGACGCCGGTGCAAATTGGTGGGCGCGTTTTGGTGCCGTTGCGTGGCATTTTCGAAGCGCTTGGCGCCACGGTCGATTACGACGCGTCCACGCAAACCATCTTTGCGGTGCGCGGCGCGACACAACTGCAATTGCAACTGGGATCAAGGTTGGCAACGGTCAACGGCCAGCAGCGCACCCTCGATATTCCCGCTCAATCGCGTTTGGGGCGCACGATGGTTCCGCTGCGCTTCGTCTCGGAAGCACTTGGCGCCGCCGTGTCTTGGAACGATGCCACGCGAACCATCGCGATTATTGCGCCCAATGGCGGGCCTGTTATTCAACCCCCGGTCGTGCCGCAGCCGTTGCCTCCTGTTGTGCAGCCTCCGGTTCAACCTCCTTTTCAGCCCCCGATTGTTCAGCCGAACGACTCGTTGCCTTACAATCCGCCTGCCGATGGCGAAACCGTCGTCGGCACCGTTGTGAAAACCGATGCGACGCTTCCGGCAACGCTCACGCTGCGCATTGATAATCGTCTGCGCACGATCAACCTCGACGACAATGCCATCATCTCGCGCCAGAGCGCGGCGATTTCTTCGCAACCGAATCCGACATTTGGCGCGCCAGTTGAACTCGCTGATGTTTCGCGTCTTGTTCCGGGCGAAGAAGTGCGCGTGCGCCTCAATGACGCGGGCGAAGGCACCGCCGTAGTTAGCCGTGTTTCGCTCGCAACAGCGCGCGTGCGCTCGGCAGAGGCCAACCAGATTGTTCTCGACGATGCGCGTGGAACGACCCTGACAATCGGGCCGAGTTTGCGCTTTCTCGATGCGCGCGGTCGTGTCCAAACGGCGGCTGTGCTTGCACCCGGCCAAACCGTCGCGCTGTTCATTGCGCCGACAACGCGCCGCGTTTATCAGTTATCGGCATCAGCGACGGATGTCGCTTTTGCGGCAAACCCAAACGCACCCGTCGTGCCGCCGAATACGCAGCCCGATAACACTTTCCCACCAGATAATAATTTCCCTCCAACGAATCCGCCGATAAATAATTTTCCGCCCGCGAATAATTTCCCACCGGCCAATAATCCGGCTGCCGATGGCGCGCCCGTGATTAATCTGGTGCAGCACAATGCTTTGCGTCCTTTGCGCACCGGTGGCACGTTCGCGGTTACCGTGCGCGGGACTGCGGGCGCACGAGCCTCGTTTTCGACCGTACCTGGCGCGCCCGAACAACCCCTCGTTGAAGACCCAAATCAGCCCGGACTTTACACCGGAACCTATTCGGTGCGTGCCGGTGACAACTTGCTCAGCGGACGCGTCACGGCGTTCTTGCGCAACGATGCCGGACAGGAAGCGATTGGCCAGTCGCGCACCACGATTACGATTGATACCGTCGCGCCGCGCATCACGACAACCGCGCCCGTCGATGGTGCAACCATCGGCGCAACACAGCCCAATATCGTGGTTTACGCCAACGACATCGGCGGTAGTGGACTGGCCAAAGCAACCGCCACAATTAACGGCGTCGCGGTTCCTGTCGAAGCGATTACGGTTTCGCCAACTTCGGTGTCGATTACGCCGCTGCAACCGCTCGCCGGACAAACGACAGTTCGTGTAAACGTCGCTGACGCGGCCAACAACTCGGCGACGACGACGTTCTCATTCTTCGCCGACACGACCGGCGAAGGTACGCTCATCACTTCGGTGACGCATAACGCGACGCGCGCTCTCGTCGCCGGCGACCGTGTGGCGGTTGTTATTGCGGCCAGCGAAGGCGGGCGCGCTTCCATCGATATCATCGGTACCAACGGGCGCGTCGTTGCGGCTGGCATTCCCGCCACCGAGATCTCGCCGGGCCGCTACCGCGCGAGTTATACGGTGCAGCCCAACGTCGCCGATGCGCAGTTCATCATTCGCGCCCGCTTTACCGACACCGCAGGCCGAGTCGCAACCTCCGACGCAACCGCGCCGGTTATCTTGGCGGGCGATGCGGCCACGCCGGTTTCGATTACGGTTCCGCTCGACGGCGACCGCGTGGCTTCACCACTGGTGATTCGCGGGCGTGCAACGCCCGGCGCGACCGTTGATGTTTCGATTGTCGCCACCGGCGTGCGGCTTTACGTTTTCGAATACCGCAACGATTTGGGCGCACAGCAAGTGCAAGCGAATGCGCGCGGCGATTGGCAAACCGCGCCGATTGCCTTGCCTGCGCCCAACAATGTAGCGAATCTGCGCTTCACAATTTCGGCGACGCAAACCGACGCCGCCGGACGCCAGAGCCAGCCGGTGACGCTGTCGGTTTCGCCGCGCTAA
- the purL gene encoding phosphoribosylformylglycinamidine synthase subunit PurL, translating to MTQNETPTTANTSDNSMLDKALALGMNEGEYNKVLEILGRQPTPTELAMYSVEWSEHCGYPRSRSLLGLLPKKGHYASVAGADAGGIEIDPNLTIVFKMESHNHPSQVEPRQGAATGIGGIVRDIFTVGARPIANLNSLRFGNLEDPIHGAKARYLLAGVVDGISFYGNCLGIPTVAGEVGFNPSYRGNCLVGAMSVGVVKSDAIASGAAAGAGNAVMYFGNATGRDGIGGCSVLASHDMSDDVARPTVQVGDPFAEKCLIEACLEALPTGAIVSMKDMGAAGLTCTTCEQAAAGGMGMDIDLALVPLREAGMEPYEIMMSESQERMLAVVEKGREAEVAAIFKRWGAHAVVLGRVTDDGILRVRVGETVVAEMTAESLADAPLYNLPAEEPSWIKEKHDFDFSSVPVPARGEYGRISMQLLQSPNIASKEWIYGQYDHSVQTNTVVYPGQGDAAVLRIREASGNKGIAVKADCNSRYCYLDPFEGARIAIAECARNLVCVGAEPGGVTDCLCFGNPEKPDRFWQFKRGVEGIADACKYFHLPVVSGNVSLYNETPESVIHPSPLIGMVGVIEDVERAARMAFHDAGDVVVLVGDTRDELGGSEYLATVHGLEEGRPPYLDLEREVAVQKLVLAAIREGLVKSAHDCADGGLVVALAESCIAGQTGAHIEIEEGVAQNNNIRVDSLLWGESQSRIVVSVAPENLEKLHAAGRALGVPVTKLGIVGGDSLNIADNRLNQFDQWIALPVVEMENAWRGAIGRIMGK from the coding sequence ATGACTCAAAACGAAACCCCGACGACCGCAAACACCTCCGATAATTCAATGCTCGACAAAGCGCTTGCCCTCGGCATGAACGAAGGCGAGTACAACAAAGTGCTGGAAATTCTCGGACGCCAGCCAACGCCAACTGAACTGGCAATGTATTCGGTTGAATGGAGCGAGCATTGCGGCTATCCCCGTTCGCGTTCGCTCTTAGGTTTGCTGCCCAAGAAAGGCCATTACGCTTCGGTTGCCGGTGCGGACGCGGGCGGCATCGAGATCGACCCGAACCTGACGATTGTCTTCAAGATGGAATCGCACAACCATCCGTCGCAGGTCGAGCCGCGTCAGGGTGCGGCAACGGGAATCGGCGGCATTGTGCGCGACATCTTCACGGTCGGCGCGCGCCCGATTGCCAACCTCAACAGCCTTCGCTTCGGCAACTTGGAAGACCCAATTCACGGCGCGAAAGCGCGCTACCTGCTGGCAGGCGTGGTCGATGGCATTTCGTTTTACGGCAACTGTCTTGGTATTCCGACGGTTGCCGGCGAAGTTGGCTTCAACCCGAGCTATCGCGGCAACTGTCTTGTTGGCGCGATGAGTGTTGGCGTCGTCAAAAGCGACGCGATTGCTTCCGGTGCCGCAGCCGGTGCGGGCAACGCCGTGATGTATTTCGGCAACGCAACGGGCCGCGATGGAATTGGCGGCTGTTCGGTCTTGGCGTCGCACGATATGTCGGATGATGTTGCGCGCCCAACAGTACAGGTCGGCGATCCGTTCGCCGAGAAGTGCCTGATCGAAGCATGTTTGGAAGCGTTGCCGACCGGCGCGATTGTCTCGATGAAAGATATGGGGGCAGCGGGTCTGACTTGCACGACTTGCGAGCAAGCGGCTGCGGGCGGCATGGGCATGGACATCGATTTGGCTTTGGTGCCCTTGCGCGAAGCGGGCATGGAGCCTTACGAAATCATGATGAGCGAATCGCAAGAACGGATGCTTGCGGTTGTCGAAAAAGGGCGCGAGGCTGAAGTCGCTGCGATTTTCAAGCGTTGGGGCGCGCACGCCGTCGTTTTGGGCCGCGTCACCGACGATGGAATTTTGCGTGTACGCGTCGGCGAAACCGTCGTCGCCGAAATGACAGCCGAAAGCCTTGCCGATGCGCCGCTTTACAACTTGCCTGCGGAAGAGCCTTCGTGGATTAAAGAAAAGCACGACTTCGATTTCTCGTCCGTTCCGGTTCCGGCGCGCGGCGAGTACGGTCGAATTTCCATGCAGTTATTGCAATCGCCAAACATCGCGTCGAAAGAATGGATTTACGGGCAGTACGACCATTCGGTACAGACGAACACCGTCGTTTATCCTGGTCAAGGCGATGCGGCGGTTTTGCGTATCCGCGAAGCCAGCGGCAACAAAGGCATCGCTGTTAAAGCCGATTGCAACAGCCGTTATTGTTATCTCGACCCGTTTGAAGGTGCGCGTATCGCGATTGCCGAATGTGCGCGCAACCTCGTTTGCGTTGGTGCAGAACCCGGCGGCGTCACCGATTGCTTATGCTTCGGCAACCCCGAAAAGCCCGACCGTTTCTGGCAGTTCAAGCGCGGCGTGGAAGGCATCGCCGATGCATGCAAATATTTCCACCTTCCGGTCGTCTCGGGTAACGTGTCGCTTTATAACGAAACGCCCGAATCGGTTATTCATCCCAGCCCGCTGATTGGCATGGTTGGCGTGATCGAAGATGTCGAACGCGCGGCGCGCATGGCTTTCCACGATGCAGGCGATGTCGTTGTTCTGGTTGGCGACACGCGGGATGAATTGGGCGGCAGCGAATATCTGGCGACGGTTCATGGTTTGGAAGAAGGCCGTCCGCCATATCTTGATTTGGAACGCGAAGTTGCGGTGCAGAAGTTAGTTCTGGCGGCAATTCGCGAAGGGCTTGTCAAAAGCGCACACGATTGCGCCGATGGCGGTTTGGTTGTGGCTCTGGCAGAAAGCTGCATCGCCGGACAAACCGGCGCGCATATCGAAATCGAAGAAGGCGTTGCTCAAAACAACAACATTCGTGTTGATTCTCTGCTGTGGGGCGAATCGCAAAGTCGCATCGTGGTTTCGGTTGCGCCGGAGAATCTGGAGAAACTTCACGCTGCCGGTCGTGCGTTGGGCGTTCCCGTTACCAAGTTGGGAATTGTCGGCGGTGACAGCTTGAATATCGCGGATAATCGACTCAATCAGTTCGATCAGTGGATTGCGTTGCCGGTTGTCGAGATGGAAAATGCGTGGCGTGGCGCGATTGGCCGCATCATGGGAAAATAG
- a CDS encoding EVE domain-containing protein, with protein MAIWLLKTEPTVYSYADLERDGETMWDGVAQPHALQNLRQMHEGDMAIIYHTGDERAAVGIAEVVRGYYVNPEGNDPKLAVCDVRAKERLPRAVTLKEIKAHPQLKDWNLVRLARLSVVDVSDEQWQIVRELAEKTA; from the coding sequence ATGGCGATCTGGCTGCTCAAAACCGAGCCGACGGTGTATTCCTACGCCGATTTAGAACGCGATGGGGAAACCATGTGGGACGGCGTCGCGCAGCCGCACGCGTTGCAGAACTTGCGACAAATGCACGAAGGCGACATGGCGATTATCTATCACACCGGCGACGAGCGCGCGGCGGTCGGAATCGCTGAAGTCGTGCGCGGTTATTACGTGAATCCGGAAGGCAACGACCCGAAACTCGCGGTTTGTGATGTGCGCGCGAAAGAGCGCTTGCCGCGAGCGGTGACGCTGAAAGAAATTAAAGCGCATCCGCAGTTGAAAGATTGGAATCTTGTGCGCCTCGCGCGTTTGTCCGTCGTTGATGTGAGCGACGAACAGTGGCAAATCGTGCGCGAACTGGCAGAAAAGACGGCTTAA